From the genome of uncultured Bacteroides sp.:
TTTTGAGTACTTACCATTGGCAAAGTAATTCTTTGCAGCCTCGTATTTGTACTCATAATCAGTACTTTTCAATATTTTGTTATATTCTCCACAAGATGATAGAGCTCCAGCTATAAGTATTGTAAGGATGATATTTCTTTTCATTTCATTCAAAATAATGCGCAAAGTTACTGAATCCCTTTGAATAATACACAATTTTTCAATGTTTTTTAATACAAAAATTATGATTACAAATATTGAATTCTCTTTTTATAGTCTGTACAAATCACTTGCAGCTAAAAGTTCCACCTTCTTTTCTGTTAAAACCTTGATACAGGTTTCCATATCAGTGGGGCGTATAATTACATTTGCCGAGTCGTTATTTGCAAAGGAATACATGTATTCAATAAACACTCCTGCCTCAGAAAGATAGTTAAGCACTTTAGCAAGCGCTCCCGGAACGTTAGGACAGTTAATACCCACTACGTCTGTTATATTAACGGCAAAATGATTTTCTTTTAAAACCTTATATGCTTTGTCCGGATCGGAAACAATGCCACGAAGGATGCCGAAATCTGCATTCTCGGCAATACATAAAGCTGAAAGGTTAATACCTTCTTTTGCTAAAATTTCAGTAACCTCTGTTAGTCGGCCGAATTTGTTTTCCAAAAAAATCGACAATTGTTTTGCTATCATAACGTTTTGATTTATAATATAATAATTATGATCAGATCAATATTCAGATTAATTAAAGCTTTCTGTTATCAATTACTCGTTTTGCTTTACCTACACTTCTTTCGATGCTTCGTGGCTCAACGATTTTAACATCAACTCCTAACCCAAGAACGCTCTGCAAGCGTGAAGTGATCTTCTTCTTCAATGCAAGCATCTTATTTATCTCATCAGAGTAAAACTCAGGACGAGCCTCTACTTTTAGCTCCATTCTATCGGTATTGTTCACACGATCTACAGTAAGAAGATAATGCGGTTCAAATTCCGGCAGCTCCAAAATTACAGATTCTATTTGAGTTGGGAAAACATTTACCCCACGAATAATAAGCATATCGTCACTTCTGCCAAGAATTCTTTCCATGCGAACCAACGTACGACCACAATCACATTTCTCGTAGTGAAGGGCTGTAAGGTCTTTGGTGCGGTAACGCAAAAGCGGCATACCTTCCTTGGTTAAGTGAGTAAATACCAGTTCTCCCTGCTCACCGGGTTCTACTGGTTGCAAAGTGTGCGGATCTACAATTTCAGGGAAGAAATGATCTTCGTTAAGGTGAGTACCATTCTGATGTTCGCATTCGAAACCTACTCCAGGACCGGAAATTTCACTTAATCCGTAGATGTCATAAGCCTTGATAGCCAGCTTTTCTTCAATCTCCTTACGCATACTTTCAGTCCAAGGTTCTGCACCAAACACACCTGCCTTGAGCTTGAAATCTGCTCTAGGAATACCTGAGTCTTTAATGGCATCGGCAATAAAAAGTGCGTATGAAGGAGTACAGCACAATACGGTAGTTCCGAAATCGTGCATCAACTGAATTTGTTTATCGGTGTTTCCGCTGGACATTGGAATAACAGAAGCACCAATGTTTTCGGCACCGTAATGAGCTCCTAGCCCACCGGTGAAAAGTCCGTAACCATAAGCAATCTGGAATATATCTTTATTATCGGCTCCGTAAGCGGTAAAGCAGCGTGAAAGACATTCGGTCCACAAAGAAAGATCCTTTCGTGTATATCCCACAACGGTTGGTTTACCTGTTGTACCGGAAGAACCGTGAATTCGCACGATTTGCGACATAGGAACGGCAAAAAGTCCGAATGGATAATTATCTCTTAAATCTGTTTTTGTGGTAAAAGGAAGTTTAGTAATGTCTTCTATTCCGTTTATATCATCCGGAGTAAGACCCAATTCCTGCATTTTTTTACGGTAGAATGGTGTGTTGTGATATACATATTCCACCATTTTCTTCAATCTGATGCTCTGAATTTTGCGAAGCCCTTCGCGATCCATGCATTCGATACTCTCGTTCCAAATCATCTTTCTTAGCTATGCTTTTTATAGTTTTATACCTTTTTTTGTGATAATCTGTCGCAAAGTAACAAAATTAATTGGAAAAACTATTATTTACAGTCAGATTATTAAGCAAAACCGATGAATATGGAGATTCTATCGATCAGTCATTTTTCAAAGATTCACTGTGTTTTTTAGAAACAAAATGGGATATCAAAAATATCTTGTACAAAAGATTGTTTTCTTTTGTACAAAACAAATCATTCTTCTGTACAAAAGAATTAATTGTTTTGTACAAGGAAATAATAACCATTGGAAGAGTTTTTTCAATCTCCGGTTTTGATTTTTAAAATTACGGCCTTATGCATATGTTTCTTTACCAAATTGTGTAACTTTACGGTCTTTAATTGAAGAATATACGATGGACTTTGAACTAACATCAGACTATCAGCCTACGGGTGACCAACCGGAAGCTATTGCTCAGCTTACGGAAGGCCTCAACAGCGGACTTCCGGCTCAAACTCTTCTTGGAGTAACGGGATCGGGTAAAACGTTTACAATAGCCAATGTAATTAAGAACATAAATAAGCCGACCTTAATTTTGAGTCATAACAAAACTTTGGCGGCACAGCTTTATGGCGAATTCAAGAGTTTTTTCCCTCATAATGCCGTGGAGTACTATGTTTCTTATTACGATTATTACCAGCCGGAAGCTTATCTGCCCAACAGTGACACATATATTGAAAAGGATTTAGCTATCAATGACGAGATTGACAAGTTGAGACTTGCCGCTACTTCTGCCCTTCTTTCCGGCCGTAAGGATGTAGTAGTTATATCTTCTGTTTCCTGTATTTACGGTATGGGGAATCCTGCCGATTTCTATGAAAATGTAATAGAGATAGAGCGCGGACGTACTTACAGTATGAATGTTATTCTCCGCAAGTTGGTAGATAGTCTCTATTCGCGCAACGATGTGGATCTTAATCGTGGTAACTTCAGGGTGAAAGGTGACACAGTAGATGTTTTCCTTGCATACTCAGAATGTATATTGAGAATCTCTTTCTGGGGAGATGAGATTGACTCCATAGATGAAATTGATCCACTGTCGGGCGTAAGAATTACTTCTTTCGAGAGTTATAAGATATATCCGGCAAATCTCTTTATGACAACTAAAGAGAGCACAATAAAGGCTATTCATGAGATTGAAGATGACCTTACCAAACAGGTGGCATTCTTTGAGAAGGAAGGTAAACCTTACGAAGCCAAACGCATTTACGAGCGTGTGACATACGATATGGAGATGATTCGCGAACTGGGACATTGTTCGGGTATTGAGAACTACTCCCGTTACTTCGACGGCAGAGAGCCGGGCACTCGTCCTTACTGTCTGCTAGACTTCTTTCCGGATGAATTCCTTATCGTGATAGACGAGAGTCACGTGAGCGTACCTCAGATCAGAGCCATGTATGGTGGCGACCGTGCCCGTAAAATAAACCTAGTGGAATATGGGTTCCGTCTTCCCGCAGCTATGGATAACCGTCCGCTGAAGTTCGAAGAGTTTGAAACTCTGGCTAAACAAGTAATATATGTAAGTGCTACTCCAGCTGATTATGAGCTGGTAAAGAGCGAAGGAATCGTTGTAGAACAGGTTATCAGACCTACCGGATTGCTTGATCCTATTATTGATGTTCGTCCAAGTATGAATCAGATTGATGACCTGATGGAAGAGATTCAACTGCGCATTGAGCGGGAAGAACGTGTTCTTGTTACTACCCTCACCAAACGAATGGCAGAAGAACTTACGGACTTCCTACTGGGCAATGGTGTTAAATGTAACTACATTCACAGTGATGTAGATACCATGGACCGTGTGAAGATTATGGAAGATCTCCGTATCGGTGTTTACGATGTGCTTATCGGGGTAAACCTTCTGCGTGAAGGACTCGACCTTCCTGAGGTTTCACTTGTGGCAATCCTTGATGCGGATAAGGAAGGCTTCCTCCGCTCCCACCGATCACTTACCCAGACAGCCGGTCGTGCTGCCCGTAACGTGAACGGACGGGTAATTATGTATGCCGACAAGATTACGGATAGTATGCGAAAAACAATAGACGAGACAAACCGTCGCCGTGAAAAGCAGTTGGCTTACAACGAAGCGAATGGAATTGTTCCGCAACAGATTAAGAAAGCACTAAAGATGTCTGTATTTGGTGGCGGAGGAGAGAAGGAATTCACCAAGGTTTCGAAAGCATACGTGGAGCCAACCGGTACCAATATTGCAGCCGATCCTATTGTTCAGTATATGAACAGGCCTCAGCTGGAAAAGAATATCGAGAAGATTAAAAAGCAAATGCGCGATGCTGCCAAGAAACTCGAATTCCTTGAAGCAGCTCAGTATAGGGATGAGCTTATCAAGCTGGAAGATTTGCTGAAAGAGAAGTTCCCGGATTAAGTACAAATAGCTTTGTATCTTAAAAGATAGTACTGCAATACAAAATGTATATATTGTAATAATCAATAATAGAAAGGTTCTTCCATGATTATAAAAGCTATTGATGCCCGAAGAAGCATCAGGAAATATAAGAATCAGGAGGTTGAGGAGGAGAAAATAAATGAGTTGCTGGAAAGTGCTCGCCTTGCTCCTTCGGGGAGTAACACTCAACCAAGTCATTTCATAGTTGTCCGTTCAAAGGAAAACAGGGAAAAGATTGCAAGAGTCTCCCATAATCAGAAATGGATGCTCACAGCTCCGGTACACATTGTCTGTATAGCCGATTTAGGATGCCGGACAAAGGACGGTCATTTATCAATCAATGAAAATAGTCCGCAAGAAGAAGTTAAACAGATTATCAGAGATACATCCATCGCTATAGAACACATTGCTCTGCAGGCTGTAGAACTAGGATTGGGAACGTGCTGGGTTGCCTGGTATACTCAGGAAGAATTCCGACCGGTACTTGATATTCCGGAAGATAAATATGTAGTGTGCGTACTCACGGTAGGGTATCCGGATGAAGCACCTGATTACAGGCCCAGAAAACAACTGAAAGAGATTGTACACTACGAGAAATGGTAATAAAAAAGAGCCATCGAGGAAAAACTTCCTGATGGCTCTTTTTACAGTTTAATATTTAAAATTCCACAAGAATTCTGAATACTTTTCCAGGGTTTGCAGCCCATTCTTCCATTGCACTCAGTGCATTTTCAGGAGTTACAATCTTAGAAATCAATTCGTCCTTAGGACAAGTTCCTTGTTGCAGGTATTTTGCAACAGCGCGGAAGTCGGCTGGCATAGCGTTACGTGAGCCACGGATGTCAAGCTCCTTCTGAACAAAGTATTTTGTCTGGAAAGAAACTTCACTCTTAGCGTAACCAATGCAAACCACACGGCCTGTAAATGCCACTTCATCAACAGCACATCTGTAAGTAAAAGGACTACCTACAGCTTCAATCACTACATCCGGTCCAAGACCACCAGTAAGTTCCAGAAGACGTTCGTGAAGGTTTTCTGTTCCAGAGTTGATGCCGTAAGCCGCACCTACTTGTTTTGCCAAAGCAAGCTTTTCATCGTCAAGGTCAACAGCAATAACTGTTGCTCCACGTAATGAAGCTCTCACGATAGCACCCATGCCAATCATTCCACAGCCAATAACCATTACAACATCGATGTCAGTTACCTGAGCACGAGACACAGCATGGAAACCTACGCTCATTGGTTCAATAAGCGCGCAGTCTCTTGGAGTAGTATCTGCTGCAGGAATTACTTTCGACCATGGAAGGACAAGATACTCTCCCATTGCACCATTACGCTGCACACCAAATGTTTCGTTGTGTTCGCAGGCGTTTACTCTTCCGTTACGGCAAGAAGCACATTTGCCGCAGTTTGTGTAAGGATTTACAGTTACACTCATTCCAACTTCAAATCCGGCTGGAACATCCTTACCTATGCTTTCTATTACTGCACCCACTTCATGACCAGGGATAATAGGAAGTTTAACCATAGGGTTCTTACCTAAAAAAGTATTTAAGTCGGAACCGCAGAAACCTACGTACTTAATTTTAATCAAGATCTCGTCATCTTTCATGACTGGTTTGTTCACTTCCACCACCTTTAGTTCTCCGGGGGCTGTAATCTGAATCGCTTTCATAATCTATTTTAATTTAAAAAAACTCTATTTAATCAATAACTTTATAACCTTTCCAGCCGTAATAAGCACAGAAAAGGAAGCATACTAACGGAATAACATACGCAACATAGTATATGTTTGCGTTAAGCTGCATAACGTATGCTGTAAACTGTGGCAGACAAGCGTTACCAACAATGGCCATTACCAGAAAGGCTGAACCACTCTTTGTGTTTGAGCCTAAATCTTTAAGCGCCAATGAGAATTGTGTTGGATAAATAATTGACATAAAGAAAGATATGGCCAACATAGCGTAAAGTCCAATCATTCCTCCGTAGCACATAATCACCACACACAGACATACATTTACAAGCGCATATACTGTAAGCATGTTTTGCGGACGGAATCTTGCCATCAGGAATGTGCCAATCCATCTTCCGCTAAGGAAACACAACATGTACAATCCAAAGAATGTTGTTGCTTGTCCTTCCGGTATTCCGGCGTATGTACAGCAATACACAAGGAACAGACTATTGATAGCTGTCTGTCCGCCGTTGTAAAAGAACTGAGCAATAACTCCCCAACGAAGATGCGAACGCTTTAAAACGCCAAAATCGATCAGTTTACCGGTTTTTGTTTCGCCTTCCACACTGTTTCCTTCTTTAATTTTAGGTAAGTGAGAGAATACGAAAATAACAGCAATAACAATCAGCGCAGCAGCCAGAATAAGATAAGGCAATTTCATTGCATCAGTCTCTGTCTGAATATAACCTTCCCATCCACCTACATAATCAGTAGGAAGAGATTCTCGGGTATAGTGATTTCCACTCAACACCAGTTTACTAAGAAACATGGCAGAGATGAAAGCACCCAATCCGTTGAATGACTGAGCCAGGTTCAATCGTCTGGAAGCTGTAGCCGGATTTCCCAACGCTGTAACGTAGGGATTGGCAGCTGTCTCAAGAAAACACATACCAGTGGCGATAATAAAGAAAATGGTAAGGTATGCCCAGTATTCCTTGATTATAGCAGCCGGAAAGAAAAGCAATCCTCCAAATGCAGCCAGCATAAGTCCCAGAATAATACCTGACTTATAGCTATACTTTTTCATAAACATAGCAATAGGTATAGGGAAGATGAAGTAAGCAAGCCAGTATGCTGTTTCTGTAAATGATGCCTGGAAAGTACTCAACTCGCAAGTCTTCATCAACTGCCTGATCATGGTTGGCAAAAGATTACTACTGATAGCCCAAAGAAAGAATAAACTAAAGATAAGGGCTAAAGGCAGCGCACTATTTTTTTTATCTAATTTCATAATTTACTTAATTGTGTTTTTCTATTCAGACATATTTTTAATGTAAGGCAAATCAATCAGTTCCTTGAATCCATAAAACTTCTCGGCATTCTTTCCAAGGAAAAGAGCTTTTTCTTCAGCAGACAGTTCGTTCGATTTCAGAACAAAGTCATAAGACATCTTATAAGTGATGGCTGTAATGGTACGTGGATAATCTGATCCCCACATTAATTTTTCCATTCCTACAAGATCTGCCGCTTCCTTAATAGCCTTCACTGCTCCATTGAAAGGATAGAACTCGTCATTGAACAGCCAGGTTATACCACCCGATTCAATTATTACATTCGGATATCGGGCAAGTTTAACCTGCTCCAACCAGTCGGGCATGGTAACCATTGCAAAGTGTCCGATAGCTACTTTCAAATTAGGGCATTCCTTTATCACCTCTTCCAGCTCTCCGGTTTGTATTGCACCATCGGCCAAATCTATAGACAGGATAATTCCATGTTCCTCCATATAGTGAAACATCTTCATCATCTCTTCACAGTTGAGGTATACTCTACCCTCTTTCAGTAGCAGTCTTTGTGCCGGAATCTTGATTGCTTTAAAACCCGAAGCTATTAATTCACGAGCCTGAGCAAAATATCCAGGACGACGAAACTCACACATTCCGCAAACAAAGAAACGATCGGGATACTTATGGGCAACTTTCAGCAAGTAATCGTTTTGTATACCATCGATATACTCCTGAGTTACTACAGCAGCCGACACCTGAGCGTAATCCATGTTCGATAGGAATACCTCGGCACTGTTTTTACCGTCTATCATAAACGGAGGAACCATCTGGCGGACTTCATCCATAAAGAATGAACGTCCGTTTTCCATTGTATAGATGGGCAATCCGTTGACCACAGTATCCTGTTTCAGCCACAGATGACTATGAGCGTCTATTATTTTAAAATCTAATTTAAAATCCATAATCAGCTTAAGAACTAAGAATTAGACCAGCTTACACGTTTCTGATCGCCAATGATATCCTGCACTTCTTCTACCAGTTTCCAGTCGATTGGTTCATTAACGAATTCTATATTCTTAAGAACATTATCAGGATTAGCAGAACTGAACAAAGTACTTGCAATACGAGGATTGCTTACTGAGTACTGAATAGCTAACTTCTCTATTGGATAGTTCTTTGATTCGCAGTGTTGAGCAGCCTTAGCACAAGCTTCAACCAAAGAAGCAGGAGCCGGATGCCAAGCAGGTACGCCACGTTTAGAAAGTAATCCCATAGAAAGTGGAGAAGCGTTGATTACACCTACGTTCTTTGATTCAAAGTAATCAAGGAAATCAGCCAGTTTATCATCGTTAAGGCAATAGTGGCAGAAGTTAAGAACACTTTCTACTGTTCCTTCAGGTACACGGTCGATAACCCATTTCAGGTTTTCAAGCTGAAGGTCAGTGATACCTACATGTTTTACTATTCCTTTTTCACGCAATTCCACTAAAGCAGGAAGTGTTTCGTTAATCACCTGATTCATATCAGAGAATTCAATATCGTGAACATTGATCAAATCAATATAATCAATGTGAAGACGTTCCAGACTTTCATAAACGCTTTCAGTTGCTTTCTTTCCGGAATAATCCCATAAATTTACGCCATCTTTACCATAACGACCCACCTTTGTAGAAAGATAGTAGTCGGCACGGTTCATATCCTTTAATGCTTTTCCTAAAACAGTTTCTGCTTTATAGTGACCGTAATAAGGAGACACATCGATGAAATTCAATCCATTTTCTACAGCTGTAAATACAGCTTTTATACCTTCGGCTTCACGAATATCGTGAAACACACCACCTAGAGACGAAGCTCCAAAACTAAGACTGGAAACTTTCATTCCGGTCTTTCCTATTTCCTTGTAATCCATGGTTTTAATTTATAAAGTTTATTTTGAATCAAAAATAGATGTTTATTGATGATGTGTATAAGCTTTGCTATTAAAAAGCAACGCAAAGCTTTGCGTAAAGCTAATATTTAGTAAATTTGAACCCTGATTTAATTAATGGTATTCAAATATAAGCACGGTAATGAGTTCAATAAACAAGAAGAAGCACGTATCACTCAAGCAATTAGCAGAAGAGCTGGGTGTTTCAATATCTACGGTATCGAGAGCATTGAAAGGCAGTCAAGAGATTAGTCAGGAGATGATTGACCGTGTGAAGGCTTTAGCCAAAGAGATGAACTATCGACCAAACCCGTTTGCCATTAGTTTATTGAAAGATACTCCACGAATTATCGGCATTATTGTACCTGATATAGTAACTCACTTCTACTCCTCTATAATTAGCGGAATAGAAGATGTGGCTACTCAAAACGGTTATTTTGCCATTATTACTTCCTCGTATGAGCAATACGAGCGTGAAAAGCAATGCGTGGATCATCTTATTAATATACGTGTGGAAGGAATAATAGCCTGTCTGTCTCAGGAAACAAAGAACTTCAGCCATTTTGAAGACCTGGCAAATGCCAATATTCCAATTATCCTTTTCGACAGAGTGTGTCTCATTAACATATTCTCGTCCGTTGTTGCCGACAACAGCGAATCTGCCCGGCAAGTAACTCTGCATTTACTGAATAACGGATCCAAACGCATTGGATTCATTGGAGGTTCCAATCATCTGGATATTGTAAAGCAACGAAAACATGGTTATCTGGAAGCGCTAAGAGAAAAAGGAATCTCTATTGAAAGAGAGTTGGTTGTATGCGAAAAAATGACTTACGATGAAGGAAGGGAAGCTACAAAGAAGCTACTTTCTCTGGCTAATCCACCCGATGGCATTGTAGCCATGAACGACACGCTTACGTTTGCTGCCATGAAAGAAATTAAACAACGCGGACTTAGAATTCCGGAAGATGTAGCATTAGTAGGATATACAGACGAAATGCACGCCTGCTATGTGGAGCCAAACCTTACAGCCGTTACTCATCAAACGTATAAAATGGGGGAAGCTGCGTGTAATTTACTACTCAATCAATTAAAAGATGGTGGGGAAATAAAACAAGTGATTATTCCCACACAACTTCAAATCAGAGATTCTTCTATAAAAAGAATATAGTTACCTGTCAACTATATCGCACAGATAACTATATTCTCAGGTATTACCAATATTTAGATCCAGGCATTCACAATCTCGGCAACATACATCTGGTGGAAGTCGCCATGAGTATTGTACCATCTATCAATATATTCAGGATCTGCAAATCCTTCTTTCTTGATTTGGTCTGAATACAGCTTCTTGCATTCTAAAGTGATTCGTGATTGTTCGAAACATACATTACCCATTTCTGTAAAGTGAGGAACTAATCCGGTTTCTTTCACTTTATCAATATCGCGGCCAGACTGTTTACCACAGATTTTATGAATATCTTTGTTCTCCATGCCTAAGAAAGAAACTGTGAAATAATCTCCTTTTTCTAGAAATTCAAAAGTGTATCTCTCCGGACGAACAAAGATGAACGCAACAGGTTTGTTCCAAAGAAAACCTATCCCACCCCAACTGGCAGTCATGGTATTAAATTTCTCCTTATCACCTGCAGTAATAAGCATCCATTCGTTACTTATATTCTCGAAAAAGTTTTCTGTAAGTTTGTTTGGTTCTATTCTTTCCATACTGGTTCTTATTAAAATGATTCAAATCTATATTTTAAATCTCTACCTCTTCCTGATCTTCTTCTTCGATAATTCTTGCAGTTTCCACCTTTTCCAGCCGAGCTCTCATCTTTGGCATGGCAGACTTCCTTATGCGTAATGTCATAACACAATCCATATCGAAAGTCTGACTTAGAATCTCTGGTTCTTCTTCTTTTACAATCCGCATAATATCGTTCATAAACGGATATTCAAAAGAAACGGTTATATCTTCATCTACAGTTTTTTCAATAATTGTGGCATTAGCAATGACTTC
Proteins encoded in this window:
- a CDS encoding amino acid-binding protein; translation: MIAKQLSIFLENKFGRLTEVTEILAKEGINLSALCIAENADFGILRGIVSDPDKAYKVLKENHFAVNITDVVGINCPNVPGALAKVLNYLSEAGVFIEYMYSFANNDSANVIIRPTDMETCIKVLTEKKVELLAASDLYRL
- a CDS encoding phenylacetate--CoA ligase — encoded protein: MIWNESIECMDREGLRKIQSIRLKKMVEYVYHNTPFYRKKMQELGLTPDDINGIEDITKLPFTTKTDLRDNYPFGLFAVPMSQIVRIHGSSGTTGKPTVVGYTRKDLSLWTECLSRCFTAYGADNKDIFQIAYGYGLFTGGLGAHYGAENIGASVIPMSSGNTDKQIQLMHDFGTTVLCCTPSYALFIADAIKDSGIPRADFKLKAGVFGAEPWTESMRKEIEEKLAIKAYDIYGLSEISGPGVGFECEHQNGTHLNEDHFFPEIVDPHTLQPVEPGEQGELVFTHLTKEGMPLLRYRTKDLTALHYEKCDCGRTLVRMERILGRSDDMLIIRGVNVFPTQIESVILELPEFEPHYLLTVDRVNNTDRMELKVEARPEFYSDEINKMLALKKKITSRLQSVLGLGVDVKIVEPRSIERSVGKAKRVIDNRKL
- the uvrB gene encoding excinuclease ABC subunit UvrB, which translates into the protein MDFELTSDYQPTGDQPEAIAQLTEGLNSGLPAQTLLGVTGSGKTFTIANVIKNINKPTLILSHNKTLAAQLYGEFKSFFPHNAVEYYVSYYDYYQPEAYLPNSDTYIEKDLAINDEIDKLRLAATSALLSGRKDVVVISSVSCIYGMGNPADFYENVIEIERGRTYSMNVILRKLVDSLYSRNDVDLNRGNFRVKGDTVDVFLAYSECILRISFWGDEIDSIDEIDPLSGVRITSFESYKIYPANLFMTTKESTIKAIHEIEDDLTKQVAFFEKEGKPYEAKRIYERVTYDMEMIRELGHCSGIENYSRYFDGREPGTRPYCLLDFFPDEFLIVIDESHVSVPQIRAMYGGDRARKINLVEYGFRLPAAMDNRPLKFEEFETLAKQVIYVSATPADYELVKSEGIVVEQVIRPTGLLDPIIDVRPSMNQIDDLMEEIQLRIEREERVLVTTLTKRMAEELTDFLLGNGVKCNYIHSDVDTMDRVKIMEDLRIGVYDVLIGVNLLREGLDLPEVSLVAILDADKEGFLRSHRSLTQTAGRAARNVNGRVIMYADKITDSMRKTIDETNRRREKQLAYNEANGIVPQQIKKALKMSVFGGGGEKEFTKVSKAYVEPTGTNIAADPIVQYMNRPQLEKNIEKIKKQMRDAAKKLEFLEAAQYRDELIKLEDLLKEKFPD
- a CDS encoding nitroreductase family protein is translated as MIIKAIDARRSIRKYKNQEVEEEKINELLESARLAPSGSNTQPSHFIVVRSKENREKIARVSHNQKWMLTAPVHIVCIADLGCRTKDGHLSINENSPQEEVKQIIRDTSIAIEHIALQAVELGLGTCWVAWYTQEEFRPVLDIPEDKYVVCVLTVGYPDEAPDYRPRKQLKEIVHYEKW
- a CDS encoding zinc-binding alcohol dehydrogenase family protein: MKAIQITAPGELKVVEVNKPVMKDDEILIKIKYVGFCGSDLNTFLGKNPMVKLPIIPGHEVGAVIESIGKDVPAGFEVGMSVTVNPYTNCGKCASCRNGRVNACEHNETFGVQRNGAMGEYLVLPWSKVIPAADTTPRDCALIEPMSVGFHAVSRAQVTDIDVVMVIGCGMIGMGAIVRASLRGATVIAVDLDDEKLALAKQVGAAYGINSGTENLHERLLELTGGLGPDVVIEAVGSPFTYRCAVDEVAFTGRVVCIGYAKSEVSFQTKYFVQKELDIRGSRNAMPADFRAVAKYLQQGTCPKDELISKIVTPENALSAMEEWAANPGKVFRILVEF
- the fucP gene encoding L-fucose:H+ symporter permease, which gives rise to MKLDKKNSALPLALIFSLFFLWAISSNLLPTMIRQLMKTCELSTFQASFTETAYWLAYFIFPIPIAMFMKKYSYKSGIILGLMLAAFGGLLFFPAAIIKEYWAYLTIFFIIATGMCFLETAANPYVTALGNPATASRRLNLAQSFNGLGAFISAMFLSKLVLSGNHYTRESLPTDYVGGWEGYIQTETDAMKLPYLILAAALIVIAVIFVFSHLPKIKEGNSVEGETKTGKLIDFGVLKRSHLRWGVIAQFFYNGGQTAINSLFLVYCCTYAGIPEGQATTFFGLYMLCFLSGRWIGTFLMARFRPQNMLTVYALVNVCLCVVIMCYGGMIGLYAMLAISFFMSIIYPTQFSLALKDLGSNTKSGSAFLVMAIVGNACLPQFTAYVMQLNANIYYVAYVIPLVCFLFCAYYGWKGYKVID
- a CDS encoding amidohydrolase family protein; amino-acid sequence: MDFKLDFKIIDAHSHLWLKQDTVVNGLPIYTMENGRSFFMDEVRQMVPPFMIDGKNSAEVFLSNMDYAQVSAAVVTQEYIDGIQNDYLLKVAHKYPDRFFVCGMCEFRRPGYFAQARELIASGFKAIKIPAQRLLLKEGRVYLNCEEMMKMFHYMEEHGIILSIDLADGAIQTGELEEVIKECPNLKVAIGHFAMVTMPDWLEQVKLARYPNVIIESGGITWLFNDEFYPFNGAVKAIKEAADLVGMEKLMWGSDYPRTITAITYKMSYDFVLKSNELSAEEKALFLGKNAEKFYGFKELIDLPYIKNMSE
- a CDS encoding aldo/keto reductase, which translates into the protein MDYKEIGKTGMKVSSLSFGASSLGGVFHDIREAEGIKAVFTAVENGLNFIDVSPYYGHYKAETVLGKALKDMNRADYYLSTKVGRYGKDGVNLWDYSGKKATESVYESLERLHIDYIDLINVHDIEFSDMNQVINETLPALVELREKGIVKHVGITDLQLENLKWVIDRVPEGTVESVLNFCHYCLNDDKLADFLDYFESKNVGVINASPLSMGLLSKRGVPAWHPAPASLVEACAKAAQHCESKNYPIEKLAIQYSVSNPRIASTLFSSANPDNVLKNIEFVNEPIDWKLVEEVQDIIGDQKRVSWSNS
- a CDS encoding LacI family DNA-binding transcriptional regulator — translated: MNKKKHVSLKQLAEELGVSISTVSRALKGSQEISQEMIDRVKALAKEMNYRPNPFAISLLKDTPRIIGIIVPDIVTHFYSSIISGIEDVATQNGYFAIITSSYEQYEREKQCVDHLINIRVEGIIACLSQETKNFSHFEDLANANIPIILFDRVCLINIFSSVVADNSESARQVTLHLLNNGSKRIGFIGGSNHLDIVKQRKHGYLEALREKGISIERELVVCEKMTYDEGREATKKLLSLANPPDGIVAMNDTLTFAAMKEIKQRGLRIPEDVALVGYTDEMHACYVEPNLTAVTHQTYKMGEAACNLLLNQLKDGGEIKQVIIPTQLQIRDSSIKRI
- a CDS encoding flavin reductase, with amino-acid sequence MERIEPNKLTENFFENISNEWMLITAGDKEKFNTMTASWGGIGFLWNKPVAFIFVRPERYTFEFLEKGDYFTVSFLGMENKDIHKICGKQSGRDIDKVKETGLVPHFTEMGNVCFEQSRITLECKKLYSDQIKKEGFADPEYIDRWYNTHGDFHQMYVAEIVNAWI